A window of Cryptomeria japonica chromosome 3, Sugi_1.0, whole genome shotgun sequence contains these coding sequences:
- the LOC131054392 gene encoding ferredoxin C 1, chloroplastic, which yields MARSLISSSIVPFKLPFRQTSALKGRFSIQAQFSFDRLYTEYLSQRNINVLCSNSSKTGRKSSGAFLCRAGKIYSVEIEHEGKKHILQVEEDETILSKALDAGIDVPHDCKLGVCMTCPARLLNGEVEQSEGMLSDDVVEKGYALMCSSYPRSDCLIRTIPEDELLSLQLATAND from the coding sequence ATGGCAAGGTCTCTGATATCATCTTCCATCGTTCCATTTAAACTCCCATTTCGCCAAACCAGCGCCTTAAAGGGAAGGTTTTCAATTCAAGCTCAGTTTTCCTTTGACAGACTTTATACAGAATATCTCTCTCAAAGGAACATCAATGTTTTGTGCTCAAACTCTTCGAAAACTGGCAGGAAGAGTTCAGGCGCATTCCTTTGCAGGGCGGGAAAAATTTATAGTGTGGAAATAGAGCATGAAGGCAAAAAACACATCCTACAAGTTGAAGAGGATGAGACGATACTATCGAAAGCCTTAGATGCAGGCATTGATGTTCCTCACGACTGCAAGCTTGGGGTTTGCATGACGTGCCCTGCAAGACTGTTAAACGGAGAAGTTGAGCAGAGCGAGGGGATGTTGAGTGATGATGTCGTGGAGAAAGGGTATGCTCTTATGTGCTCTTCGTATCCTCGTTCAGATTGTTTAATTCGGACCATTCCGGAAGATGAATTGCTCTCTCTGCAGCTTGCCACGGCCAATGACTAG